The following proteins are co-located in the Rhodanobacteraceae bacterium genome:
- a CDS encoding radical SAM protein yields the protein MRQTRHGVTGARVGPWVVVCRITTACNLACGFCAYDRRLGFARQRLDAPRLMHLLDLLTTAAQHRPVLLSWLGGEPLRWRDWPGWSARARAAGIRVSATSNGSTLASAAERARVLQHLDELTLSLDAADARHDTLRGWPGGAAQVLAGLRALARERALAGAAVRLRANVVLMRSTIGDFDSLATDLADAGVDEISVNLLGGRDRPEFHARESVLPAQFAAFQRDLPALCARLSAQGVILAGDAQYFARLQAAVSALPWPVADCDPGSDFLFVDELGRIAPCAFTAAEYGVDVLDIDDLGGLPPLWRAARRARCASACADCPSTQVSGKFARGVDSPADGATARARDCA from the coding sequence ATGCGCCAGACGAGGCACGGCGTGACCGGCGCGAGGGTGGGCCCATGGGTGGTCGTCTGTCGCATCACCACCGCGTGCAACCTCGCATGCGGTTTCTGCGCCTACGACCGGCGGCTGGGATTTGCGCGTCAGCGCCTGGACGCGCCGCGGCTGATGCACCTGCTCGATTTGCTGACAACCGCCGCACAGCACCGGCCCGTGCTGCTCAGCTGGCTGGGTGGCGAGCCGCTGCGCTGGCGCGATTGGCCAGGTTGGAGTGCGCGGGCGCGCGCGGCGGGCATTCGCGTCAGCGCCACCAGCAATGGCAGCACGCTGGCCAGCGCGGCGGAGCGCGCCCGCGTGCTGCAGCACCTCGACGAGTTGACCCTCAGCCTGGACGCGGCCGATGCGCGCCACGATACGCTGCGCGGCTGGCCGGGGGGCGCCGCGCAGGTGCTCGCTGGCTTGCGCGCGCTGGCGCGCGAGCGGGCGCTGGCCGGCGCCGCGGTGCGGCTGCGCGCCAACGTGGTGCTGATGCGCTCGACCATCGGCGACTTCGACTCGCTCGCCACGGACCTGGCGGACGCGGGCGTGGACGAGATCAGCGTCAACCTGCTCGGTGGTCGCGACCGGCCGGAGTTCCACGCGCGCGAGTCGGTGCTGCCGGCGCAGTTCGCCGCCTTCCAGCGCGACTTGCCAGCGCTGTGCGCGCGGCTGTCGGCGCAGGGTGTGATCCTGGCCGGCGACGCGCAGTATTTCGCGCGGCTGCAGGCGGCGGTCAGCGCCCTCCCGTGGCCGGTGGCCGACTGCGATCCGGGCAGTGATTTCCTGTTCGTCGACGAACTTGGCCGGATCGCGCCCTGCGCATTCACGGCGGCCGAGTACGGCGTCGACGTGCTCGATATCGACGACCTCGGCGGCCTGCCACCGCTGTGGCGAGCGGCCCGCCGCGCCCGCTGCGCCAGCGCCTGCGCGGACTGTCCGAGCACCCAGGTGTCGGGCAAGTTCGCGCGCGGCGTAGACTCACCGGCAGATGGCGCGACCGCGCGCGCCCGGGACTGCGCATGA
- a CDS encoding FMN-binding glutamate synthase family protein, protein MNLPGVRWWALAASILALVAGLLSGAWWLALAGAALVALGIADLNARRHSLRRNYPIAGHLRGLIEAIRPMLRQYLIEGAHEEVPFSHEQRAIVYQRAKQERETRPFGTELAVYAPRYEWINHSLRPAHPQGHDFRIDIGGPQCAQPYSASVFNISAMSYGALSPNAIRALNLGAARGRFYHDTGEGSISPYHLEGGGDLVWELGSGYFGACERAGVFSAEKFRERAALPQVKMIEIKLSQGAKPGHGGVLPAAKVSAEIAATRGVPMGQDCVSPASHAAFDTPLGLLGFVQQLRELSGGKPVGFKLAIGHPWEWFGIAKAMQQSGILPDFIVVDGGEGGTGAAPMEFADHVGTPLREALMLVHNTLVGLNLRQHIRIGAAGKIVSAFDIARTLALGADWCNAARGFMFALGCLQSRACHTDHCPTGVATQDASRWRALDVADKAQRVANFQQNTLRALAELIAAAGLEHPSQLGPEHIIRRVTADEVRSLASLYAFLQPGELLDRVPQHAVFQRFWAEARADSFEPPTDLAARRGSKLV, encoded by the coding sequence GTGAACCTGCCCGGCGTGCGCTGGTGGGCGCTGGCCGCGAGCATCCTTGCGCTGGTGGCCGGCCTGCTGAGCGGCGCGTGGTGGCTGGCGCTCGCCGGCGCCGCGCTGGTGGCATTGGGCATCGCCGACCTCAACGCGCGGCGCCATTCGCTGCGCCGCAACTACCCGATCGCCGGCCATTTGCGCGGGCTCATCGAAGCGATCCGGCCGATGCTGCGCCAGTACCTGATCGAGGGCGCGCACGAGGAAGTGCCGTTCTCGCACGAGCAGCGGGCGATCGTCTACCAGCGCGCGAAGCAGGAACGCGAAACCCGCCCCTTCGGCACGGAACTGGCCGTCTACGCGCCGCGCTACGAGTGGATCAACCACTCGCTGCGGCCGGCCCATCCGCAGGGCCACGATTTCCGCATCGACATCGGCGGGCCGCAGTGCGCGCAGCCGTATTCGGCCAGCGTGTTCAACATCTCGGCGATGAGCTACGGCGCGCTCAGCCCGAATGCGATCCGCGCGCTCAACCTGGGCGCCGCGCGCGGACGCTTCTACCACGACACCGGCGAGGGCTCGATCTCGCCCTACCACCTTGAGGGCGGCGGCGACCTGGTGTGGGAACTGGGTTCGGGCTACTTCGGCGCTTGCGAGCGCGCCGGCGTGTTCAGCGCGGAAAAATTCCGCGAGCGCGCAGCGCTGCCGCAGGTCAAGATGATCGAAATCAAGCTCTCGCAGGGCGCCAAGCCCGGCCACGGCGGCGTGCTGCCGGCGGCCAAGGTCAGCGCCGAGATCGCCGCCACTCGCGGCGTACCGATGGGCCAGGACTGCGTCTCGCCGGCCAGCCATGCGGCCTTCGACACCCCGCTCGGCCTGCTCGGATTCGTGCAGCAGCTGCGCGAACTGTCAGGCGGCAAGCCGGTCGGCTTCAAGCTCGCGATCGGCCATCCCTGGGAGTGGTTCGGCATCGCCAAGGCCATGCAGCAGAGCGGCATCCTGCCCGACTTCATCGTCGTCGACGGTGGCGAGGGCGGCACCGGCGCGGCGCCGATGGAGTTCGCCGACCATGTCGGCACCCCGCTGCGCGAGGCGCTGATGCTGGTGCACAACACGCTCGTCGGGCTGAACCTGCGCCAGCACATCCGCATCGGCGCCGCCGGCAAGATCGTCAGCGCCTTCGACATCGCGCGCACGCTCGCGCTCGGTGCCGACTGGTGCAATGCCGCGCGTGGTTTCATGTTCGCGCTCGGCTGCCTGCAGTCGCGCGCCTGCCACACCGACCACTGCCCGACCGGCGTCGCCACCCAGGACGCCAGTCGCTGGCGCGCGCTGGACGTGGCCGACAAGGCGCAACGGGTCGCCAACTTCCAGCAGAACACCTTGCGCGCGCTGGCCGAACTGATCGCCGCCGCTGGCCTGGAGCACCCCTCGCAACTCGGCCCCGAGCACATCATCCGCCGCGTCACCGCCGACGAAGTGCGCTCGCTGGCTTCGCTGTACGCCTTCCTGCAACCCGGGGAACTGCTGGACCGCGTGCCGCAGCACGCGGTGTTCCAGCGCTTCTGGGCAGAGGCGCGGGCGGACAGTTTCGAGCCGCCGACGGATCTCGCGGCGCGCCGCGGAAGCAAGCTGGTCTAG
- a CDS encoding alpha/beta fold hydrolase: MPTATANGIDLSYVESGQGAQTVVFAHGLLFDQHMFEPQRRALEDRYRVIAYDHRGQGDSAPAAGGYDLDTLTEDAVDLIRSTQSTPCHFIGLSMGGFVGLRLAARYPELVRSLTLLSTSATAEPLARRMRYRAMQAVCALFGPGPLVGAVLPVMFGPSFRNDPARRAELERWIHHVQSLPRRIVGPVGGVVGRADVTGELKYIRCPTLVLVGEEDRTTPPHEAELLAREIRGAKLVRVPRCGHNSAIEAPEAVSAAIAGFLAGIDATGTAA, translated from the coding sequence ATGCCGACCGCCACCGCCAACGGGATCGACCTGAGCTACGTCGAGTCGGGTCAAGGCGCGCAGACCGTGGTGTTCGCCCACGGCCTGCTGTTCGACCAGCACATGTTCGAGCCGCAGCGTCGCGCGCTTGAGGACCGCTACCGGGTGATTGCCTACGATCATCGCGGCCAGGGCGATTCGGCACCGGCCGCCGGCGGTTACGACCTCGACACCCTGACCGAGGATGCGGTCGACCTGATCCGCAGCACGCAGAGCACACCCTGCCACTTCATCGGACTGTCGATGGGTGGCTTCGTCGGTCTGCGTCTGGCCGCGCGCTACCCGGAACTGGTGCGCTCGCTGACCCTGCTCAGCACCAGCGCCACCGCCGAGCCGCTGGCGCGGCGGATGCGTTACCGCGCCATGCAGGCGGTCTGCGCCTTGTTCGGTCCGGGGCCGCTAGTCGGCGCGGTGCTGCCGGTGATGTTCGGCCCCAGCTTCCGCAACGACCCGGCGCGGCGTGCCGAGCTGGAGCGCTGGATCCACCATGTGCAATCGCTGCCGCGACGCATCGTCGGGCCGGTCGGCGGGGTGGTCGGTCGCGCCGACGTGACCGGCGAACTGAAGTACATCCGCTGCCCCACGCTGGTGCTGGTGGGCGAGGAAGACCGCACCACACCGCCGCACGAGGCGGAACTGCTGGCGCGCGAGATCCGCGGCGCGAAACTGGTGCGCGTGCCGCGCTGCGGCCACAACAGCGCGATCGAGGCGCCGGAGGCGGTCAGCGCCGCCATCGCCGGCTTCCTGGCGGGCATCGACGCGACCGGGACCGCCGCGTGA
- a CDS encoding dodecin domain-containing protein: MSVAKIIEISSSSTKGFEDAISHGIARASETIKHIQGAWVSEQKVVVEKGKVVDYRVTLRLTFLLEEAKPEKPAKSKK, from the coding sequence ATGAGCGTCGCCAAGATCATCGAGATCTCGTCCTCGTCGACCAAGGGTTTCGAGGACGCGATCAGCCACGGCATCGCCCGCGCCTCGGAGACGATCAAGCACATCCAGGGCGCCTGGGTGTCGGAGCAGAAGGTCGTGGTCGAGAAGGGCAAGGTGGTCGATTACCGCGTGACCCTGCGCCTGACCTTCCTGCTGGAAGAGGCCAAGCCGGAAAAGCCTGCCAAGTCGAAAAAGTGA
- a CDS encoding zinc ribbon domain-containing protein, with amino-acid sequence MSGQRYCEQCGAALAPQLRFCERCGAPVRVAGAGGVPAPATTIATAPSPAVTVTEPRAAVQPTAVVRTPAGGMRPAIVTAALLAMLGSAGAWWLLRPAPPPPPGAGVDLAPSAYDELPGQLSPLPPQPAEAPPLPDDPLAQARARRERAYDRYTRIAIGEIDGDIAAARREFQDADAALKALESR; translated from the coding sequence ATGAGCGGACAACGGTACTGCGAGCAGTGCGGCGCGGCACTGGCGCCGCAGCTGCGCTTCTGCGAGCGCTGCGGCGCACCCGTGCGGGTAGCGGGTGCCGGCGGGGTGCCAGCACCGGCGACGACCATCGCCACAGCGCCGTCGCCCGCGGTCACTGTGACGGAGCCGCGGGCCGCGGTCCAGCCGACAGCGGTGGTGCGGACGCCCGCGGGCGGAATGCGGCCCGCGATCGTCACCGCGGCCTTGCTGGCGATGCTCGGATCGGCGGGTGCGTGGTGGCTGCTGCGCCCGGCGCCGCCGCCACCGCCGGGCGCCGGTGTCGACCTGGCGCCGTCGGCTTACGACGAACTGCCGGGGCAGCTCTCACCGCTGCCACCGCAGCCTGCCGAGGCGCCGCCGCTGCCGGACGATCCGCTGGCGCAGGCGCGCGCGCGGCGCGAGCGGGCCTATGACCGCTACACCCGCATCGCCATCGGCGAGATCGATGGCGACATCGCCGCCGCGCGGCGCGAATTCCAGGACGCCGATGCGGCGTTGAAGGCGCTGGAATCGCGCTGA
- a CDS encoding zinc ribbon domain-containing protein produces the protein MAEAEPWRIRMYAQDEMRPLKLRIQVDRRTADGSYVDAPGVTVTLASVSRDGPEERLALHVDSPDCIGCETREVMGRQLQMVPDWNRPMLLRTDAQGSARVELFLDFGVLGLRGGPQPASGLDIPLLLGVRAAAPGEGERLRKEERVSLRVPGIGVVESIRYESAKTGPGGGREWPLAEYLDDPGTRDGERRLVRNERVRVRRANEWEIGDPAMMVGRPLAAGHILQVGDAIRVNACDLDTRPVVENLPHGYPDQVWVSVRFFDGLRGRFGVSAQVCSAGLTIGRSADDSGFRQGGKRFLYWAADKGIDAAIEWLFAPAKVIDRALDAAHWFSWATGREASYLVLNSAVMVESPVGGGLILTTREGSPWLVGAATGEEGLAVPPGSTGMLLDQDFAVGITDDERAARADAWLAAIDFAAAQADAGVESGPVESGPASGYGPPLDFPPAPDDSDIGPLPWIVGGCALLVLLAVGFRARGRPARDTHTTARRQRARSCPACQAPVSAHARFCGACGAPLTR, from the coding sequence GTGGCCGAAGCCGAGCCCTGGCGCATCCGCATGTACGCCCAGGATGAGATGCGCCCGCTCAAGCTGCGGATCCAGGTCGATCGGCGCACCGCCGACGGCAGCTATGTCGATGCCCCCGGCGTGACCGTGACACTCGCCTCGGTCAGCCGCGATGGTCCCGAGGAACGCCTTGCGCTGCATGTGGACAGCCCGGACTGCATCGGCTGCGAAACGCGCGAGGTGATGGGCCGGCAGCTGCAGATGGTGCCCGACTGGAACCGGCCAATGCTGCTGCGCACCGACGCGCAGGGCAGCGCGCGGGTCGAGCTCTTCCTCGACTTCGGCGTGCTCGGCCTGCGCGGCGGGCCGCAACCCGCCTCCGGGCTGGACATCCCGCTGCTGCTCGGTGTGCGCGCAGCCGCGCCCGGCGAGGGCGAGCGTTTGCGCAAGGAAGAGCGCGTGAGCCTGCGCGTGCCCGGCATCGGCGTGGTCGAGTCGATCCGCTACGAGAGCGCGAAAACCGGACCCGGCGGCGGGCGCGAATGGCCGCTGGCGGAATACCTGGACGATCCCGGCACGCGCGACGGCGAGCGCCGGCTGGTGCGCAACGAGCGCGTCCGCGTGCGCCGCGCCAACGAATGGGAGATCGGCGATCCGGCCATGATGGTCGGCCGGCCGCTCGCCGCTGGCCATATCCTGCAGGTGGGTGATGCGATCCGCGTCAATGCCTGCGACCTCGACACGCGCCCGGTGGTCGAAAACCTGCCCCACGGCTATCCCGACCAAGTCTGGGTGAGCGTGCGCTTCTTCGACGGCTTGCGTGGCCGATTCGGCGTCTCGGCGCAGGTGTGTTCGGCCGGGCTGACCATCGGCCGCTCGGCCGACGACTCGGGTTTTCGCCAAGGCGGCAAGCGCTTTCTGTACTGGGCCGCCGACAAGGGCATTGACGCGGCGATCGAATGGCTGTTCGCGCCGGCGAAGGTGATCGACCGCGCGCTGGATGCGGCCCACTGGTTCAGCTGGGCAACCGGCCGCGAGGCCAGCTACCTGGTGCTGAATTCGGCGGTGATGGTCGAGTCACCCGTCGGCGGCGGCTTGATCCTGACCACTCGCGAGGGGTCGCCATGGCTGGTCGGCGCCGCCACTGGCGAGGAAGGCCTGGCGGTGCCGCCGGGGTCGACGGGCATGCTGCTGGACCAGGACTTCGCGGTCGGGATCACCGACGATGAGCGCGCGGCGCGGGCGGATGCCTGGCTGGCGGCGATCGACTTCGCCGCAGCGCAAGCGGATGCCGGGGTCGAATCCGGGCCGGTCGAATCGGGGCCCGCCAGCGGATATGGCCCGCCGCTGGATTTCCCGCCGGCGCCCGACGACAGCGACATCGGACCGCTGCCGTGGATTGTGGGCGGGTGCGCGCTGCTGGTGCTGCTGGCGGTGGGGTTCCGCGCACGGGGCCGTCCGGCCCGCGACACGCACACCACCGCGCGCCGGCAACGCGCGCGCAGCTGCCCTGCCTGCCAGGCGCCGGTCAGCGCCCATGCGCGCTTCTGCGGGGCCTGCGGGGCGCCGCTGACGCGCTGA
- a CDS encoding zinc ribbon domain-containing protein, with protein MNTSVQDGWALPWAALRALPGIDGLRGGPLSPLGRIAAPAGAADAEALASLLRQADAEATAGFEALLDPGANLALWLRDARGERSIQALWPDPSAAGPGWTVAPGADGLRLRHPASLDALELELLDALALQLLPESEPLRIALDARQCWALLALLDAIGTTAALRLAARQAGPAPAVGLAEVTAAWEQAKRDRSPGWAVALAATLAPAGPPSDFPATLEPALEALVAAGWLLAGGRAGERRYAPGLLLDVLAQGLAAASPVFGLVRSERTDDTRIEVLAVIGFRLPDCVAWVDLSALDQDRAEWLLLGASSSADLLGTLLAPGEPGAPTVLPGAVERILQALAAPGVVRVCPACGATAGTQARYCGQCGASLA; from the coding sequence ATGAACACGAGTGTGCAGGATGGCTGGGCCTTGCCGTGGGCAGCGTTGCGTGCGCTGCCCGGCATCGATGGGTTGCGCGGCGGGCCGCTGTCGCCGCTGGGGCGGATCGCGGCGCCAGCGGGCGCGGCCGACGCCGAAGCGCTGGCCAGCCTGCTGCGCCAGGCGGATGCCGAGGCGACGGCAGGGTTCGAGGCACTGCTGGATCCCGGCGCGAACCTGGCCCTCTGGCTGCGCGACGCCCGCGGCGAGCGCAGCATCCAGGCACTGTGGCCGGACCCGTCGGCTGCGGGACCCGGCTGGACCGTGGCGCCTGGCGCGGATGGACTGCGGCTGCGCCACCCGGCAAGCCTGGATGCGCTGGAACTCGAGTTGCTCGATGCACTGGCGCTGCAACTGCTGCCGGAGTCGGAGCCACTGCGGATTGCCTTGGACGCACGCCAGTGCTGGGCGCTGCTGGCGCTGCTCGACGCCATCGGCACGACGGCCGCGCTGCGCCTGGCTGCGCGCCAGGCCGGGCCCGCGCCGGCCGTGGGCCTTGCCGAGGTGACGGCAGCCTGGGAACAGGCGAAGCGGGATCGAAGCCCCGGATGGGCAGTGGCGCTGGCCGCGACACTCGCCCCCGCCGGCCCACCGTCCGACTTTCCCGCAACGCTGGAACCGGCGCTGGAGGCGCTGGTCGCGGCCGGCTGGTTGCTGGCTGGCGGCCGCGCCGGTGAGCGTCGCTACGCGCCCGGCCTGCTGCTGGATGTGCTGGCGCAAGGACTCGCGGCGGCATCCCCGGTTTTCGGACTGGTGCGCAGCGAACGCACCGACGACACCCGGATCGAGGTGCTCGCCGTGATCGGTTTCCGCTTGCCCGACTGCGTGGCCTGGGTGGACCTCAGTGCCCTCGACCAGGATCGTGCCGAGTGGCTGCTGCTCGGCGCCAGCAGCAGCGCTGACCTGCTGGGCACGCTGCTTGCGCCGGGCGAGCCAGGTGCACCGACGGTGCTCCCCGGCGCGGTGGAACGCATCCTGCAGGCACTCGCCGCGCCCGGCGTGGTCCGCGTCTGCCCGGCGTGCGGCGCCACCGCGGGCACGCAGGCGCGCTACTGCGGCCAGTGTGGGGCGTCTCTCGCATGA
- the minE gene encoding cell division topological specificity factor MinE, whose translation MGLFDLFKSRPKNTAKTAKERLLIIVAQERGAQSAPDYLPLLKRELLEVIRKYVNVDPDAVIVNVQREGDQEVLELSVTLPDEK comes from the coding sequence ATGGGCCTGTTCGACCTGTTCAAGAGTCGTCCGAAGAACACCGCGAAGACCGCCAAGGAACGTCTGCTGATCATCGTCGCGCAGGAGCGCGGCGCGCAGTCCGCACCCGACTACCTGCCGCTGCTCAAGCGCGAGCTGCTGGAAGTCATCCGCAAGTATGTCAACGTCGATCCCGACGCGGTGATCGTCAACGTGCAGCGCGAGGGCGACCAGGAAGTGCTGGAGCTGTCGGTGACTTTGCCGGACGAGAAGTGA
- the minD gene encoding septum site-determining protein MinD — MGEIIVVTSGKGGVGKTTTSASLACGFAKRGKRTVVVDFDIGLRNLDLIMGCERRVVYDFVNVINGDCGIKQALIKDKRFDNLSVLAASQTKDKDALTQEGVAKVIDELKNDFDIVICDSPAGIERGAFYAMYFADRAVVVVNPEVSSVRDSDRVLGIMSSKSRRAELGQGPIKEHLLLTRYSPDRVEKGDMMSIADVEEILGVKVIGVIPEAPEVLSASNSGVPVILDETAEAGQAYTDAVARLLGEDRPMRFTEPKKKGFFQRMFGG, encoded by the coding sequence ATGGGCGAGATCATTGTGGTGACCTCGGGCAAGGGCGGTGTCGGCAAGACCACCACCAGCGCGAGCCTGGCCTGCGGATTCGCCAAGCGCGGCAAACGGACGGTCGTGGTCGATTTCGACATCGGCCTGCGCAACCTCGATTTGATCATGGGTTGCGAGCGCCGCGTGGTATACGACTTCGTCAACGTGATCAACGGCGATTGCGGTATCAAGCAGGCGCTGATCAAGGACAAGCGCTTCGACAATCTGTCGGTGCTGGCCGCCTCGCAGACCAAGGACAAGGACGCGCTGACCCAGGAAGGCGTGGCCAAAGTCATCGACGAGCTGAAGAACGACTTCGACATCGTCATCTGCGATTCGCCGGCCGGCATCGAGCGCGGCGCCTTCTACGCGATGTACTTCGCCGACCGCGCGGTGGTGGTGGTCAACCCCGAAGTCTCCTCGGTGCGCGACTCGGACCGCGTGCTCGGCATCATGTCGAGCAAGTCTCGCCGCGCGGAACTCGGCCAGGGCCCGATCAAGGAACACCTGCTGCTGACGCGCTATTCGCCGGACCGCGTCGAGAAGGGCGACATGATGAGCATCGCCGACGTCGAGGAGATCCTCGGGGTCAAGGTGATCGGCGTGATCCCCGAAGCCCCTGAAGTGCTGTCGGCCTCCAACTCCGGCGTGCCGGTGATCCTCGACGAGACCGCCGAAGCCGGCCAGGCCTACACCGATGCGGTGGCGCGCCTGCTCGGCGAGGACCGCCCGATGCGCTTCACCGAGCCGAAGAAAAAAGGCTTCTTCCAACGCATGTTCGGAGGCTGA
- the minC gene encoding septum site-determining protein MinC, whose amino-acid sequence MARRGDIATKAKDGASFELRSGQFSLMVLAIRHLDLLQLQTELSDHVSSAPALLRGAPVVLDLNPLSQLADHGLLRELIARVHQAGLKVIAMAANPGAEAAAAALDLPLLGLDRKRTRVVEAAPPEEITAELPFDEPPAEEAPTRPAEPAGLQPPLVLPGPIRSGQQVYARGRDLIITGAVSAGAEVAADGCVHVYGRLSGKALAGASGDLRARIYCLSFAAEVASIAGNFKVFESAGRDVAGKAVEIFLDDGRLEIRPLRV is encoded by the coding sequence ATGGCGCGCCGCGGGGACATTGCAACCAAGGCGAAAGATGGCGCGTCCTTCGAACTGCGCTCCGGCCAGTTCTCGTTGATGGTACTGGCGATTCGCCACCTCGATTTGCTCCAGCTGCAGACCGAACTGTCCGACCACGTGAGCTCGGCGCCGGCGCTGCTGCGCGGCGCGCCGGTGGTGCTCGACCTGAACCCGCTGTCGCAACTGGCTGACCACGGCCTGCTGCGCGAACTCATCGCGCGGGTGCACCAGGCCGGCCTCAAGGTAATTGCGATGGCTGCCAATCCCGGTGCCGAAGCCGCCGCCGCCGCGCTCGACCTGCCGCTGCTGGGGCTGGATCGCAAGCGCACCCGGGTGGTCGAGGCAGCGCCGCCGGAGGAGATCACCGCGGAGCTGCCATTCGACGAGCCGCCGGCCGAGGAAGCACCGACGCGCCCAGCCGAGCCCGCCGGCCTGCAGCCGCCGCTGGTGCTGCCGGGACCGATCCGCTCGGGGCAGCAGGTGTACGCCCGCGGCCGCGACCTGATCATCACCGGCGCGGTGTCCGCCGGCGCCGAAGTGGCTGCCGACGGCTGCGTGCACGTCTATGGCCGGCTGTCCGGCAAGGCACTGGCCGGCGCGTCCGGCGATCTGCGCGCACGCATCTATTGCCTCAGCTTCGCCGCGGAAGTCGCGTCGATCGCCGGCAACTTCAAGGTTTTTGAGTCCGCTGGCCGCGATGTCGCCGGCAAGGCGGTCGAGATTTTCCTGGACGACGGTCGCCTGGAGATCCGTCCACTACGAGTTTGA
- a CDS encoding GNAT family N-acetyltransferase, with translation MSLILRDIEADDLDAVWALNNSAGPGIVPIDRERMRHLFDVARYFRIARYNGELAGFQIALSPEADYDSPNFLWFRGQFADFLYIDRIVVDSRFRRHGIGRVFYADVLSFAEVRYPLLTCEVFIQPRDDVSLVFFGTNGFQEVGQQVLPNGRRVSMMVKEMKAYPFVKETYGISPGSPPPAIVGGDRLSRGRP, from the coding sequence ATGTCGTTGATTTTGCGAGATATCGAGGCCGATGACTTGGATGCCGTGTGGGCACTCAACAATTCGGCCGGACCGGGCATCGTGCCCATCGACCGCGAGCGTATGCGCCATCTGTTCGATGTCGCGCGCTACTTCCGCATCGCCCGCTACAACGGCGAGCTGGCCGGTTTCCAGATCGCGCTGTCGCCGGAGGCGGACTACGACAGCCCCAATTTTCTCTGGTTCCGCGGCCAGTTCGCGGATTTCCTGTACATCGACCGCATCGTGGTCGATTCGCGTTTCCGCCGCCACGGAATCGGCCGCGTTTTCTACGCCGATGTGCTGAGCTTCGCTGAAGTGCGCTACCCGCTGCTGACCTGCGAGGTGTTCATCCAGCCGCGCGACGATGTCTCGCTGGTCTTCTTCGGCACCAACGGCTTCCAGGAAGTTGGCCAGCAGGTCCTGCCGAACGGGCGCCGCGTCAGCATGATGGTCAAGGAGATGAAGGCCTACCCCTTCGTCAAGGAGACCTACGGCATCAGCCCCGGCAGCCCGCCACCGGCGATCGTCGGCGGCGACCGCCTGAGCCGGGGACGCCCCTGA
- a CDS encoding sensor histidine kinase translates to MRFIRTYTQSQLLRYAGLFTWACAGISLPFMPRLQAAGAQSQLAGTLAAYFGFAISFWWLTREIDGSARRGLYLVLLVAMTVSALAIGHLTGSGIGAILLMVCASVLPWVLPLGQGVFWLLLQNFGMLPVFMARPNFTALDAALQVGLYLSLSTLTFMTSYVARRQTEAREELRVVNSELRATQLLLAEGERAGERLRISRELHDVVGHHLTALSLNLEVASHLVQGKALDHVKQAQSVSKQLLADVRQVVSALRGSDSVDLDRTLRELVASAPAPEIHLKLPETFLVADARRAQVLVRLTQEILTNAMRHARARNLWLDFRRDGEVVELVARDDGRGAAELKAGNGLTGMRERLEVFGGSLDIETRPGYGFVVLARLPLESKS, encoded by the coding sequence ATGCGCTTTATCCGGACCTACACCCAAAGCCAGTTGCTGCGTTATGCGGGCCTGTTCACCTGGGCCTGCGCGGGCATCTCGCTGCCGTTCATGCCGCGCCTGCAGGCAGCCGGCGCGCAGTCGCAGCTGGCGGGGACGCTCGCGGCCTATTTCGGGTTCGCGATCAGCTTCTGGTGGCTTACGCGCGAGATCGACGGCAGCGCGCGGCGCGGGTTGTACCTTGTACTGCTCGTGGCAATGACGGTTTCCGCGCTGGCCATCGGCCACCTGACGGGCAGCGGCATCGGCGCGATCCTGCTGATGGTCTGCGCCAGCGTGCTGCCCTGGGTGTTGCCGCTGGGGCAGGGCGTGTTCTGGCTGCTGCTGCAGAACTTCGGCATGTTGCCGGTATTCATGGCGCGGCCAAATTTCACCGCGCTGGATGCGGCCTTGCAGGTGGGCCTGTACCTGAGTCTGTCCACGCTGACCTTCATGACCTCTTATGTCGCGCGGCGCCAGACCGAGGCGCGCGAGGAGTTGCGGGTGGTCAATTCCGAGCTGCGCGCAACCCAATTGCTGCTCGCCGAGGGCGAACGCGCCGGCGAACGCCTGCGCATCTCGCGCGAGCTGCACGATGTCGTCGGCCATCACCTGACTGCCCTCAGCCTGAACCTGGAAGTCGCCAGCCACCTGGTGCAGGGGAAAGCGCTGGATCACGTGAAGCAGGCGCAGTCGGTCAGCAAGCAGTTGCTCGCCGACGTGCGCCAGGTGGTCAGCGCGCTGCGCGGCAGCGATTCGGTGGACCTGGACCGCACGCTGCGCGAACTGGTCGCCTCGGCGCCAGCCCCGGAGATTCACCTGAAGTTGCCCGAGACCTTCCTGGTGGCGGACGCGCGGCGCGCCCAGGTACTGGTGCGCCTGACCCAGGAGATCCTGACCAACGCGATGCGCCACGCGCGCGCCCGCAACCTCTGGCTGGATTTCCGCCGCGACGGCGAGGTGGTCGAGCTGGTCGCGCGCGACGATGGGCGTGGCGCCGCCGAGCTCAAGGCCGGCAACGGCCTGACCGGCATGCGCGAGCGCCTGGAAGTTTTCGGAGGATCATTGGACATCGAGACCCGTCCGGGGTATGGATTCGTGGTCCTCGCCCGCCTGCCCCTGGAGAGCAAGTCATGA